A stretch of Carya illinoinensis cultivar Pawnee chromosome 14, C.illinoinensisPawnee_v1, whole genome shotgun sequence DNA encodes these proteins:
- the LOC122295092 gene encoding tropinone reductase homolog At5g06060-like, with protein sequence MSQTLIPTPPTPSPSSSSSSSLFSNLTIPQSSLHSKLRISQPTRVRPIRSRQPRLLSSRNSGPTDNPRWSLSGMTALVTGGTRGMGHAIVEELAGLGATVHTCCRNSSELDVCLREWDNLGFGVTGSVCDVSVRVQREELVGTVSSVFDGKLNILINNVGTNIRKPMVDFTAEEFSTLMSTNFESVFHISQLAYQPLKASGFGSIVFTSSVTGFLSLKSMSVQGATKGAINQLTKSLACEWAKDNIRSNAVAPWYIRTSMVEQVLSNKEFLEEVYSRTPLGRLGDPKEVSSLVAFLCLPASSYITGQIICVDGGMSVNGFYPRHG encoded by the exons ATGTCTCAAACCCTTATTCCAACTCCCCCTACTCCGTCAccgtcttcttcttcctcttcttcattatTCTCAAACCTAACAATTCCACAGTCATCCCTTCATTCCAAGCTCCGAATATCACAACCCACCCGCGTAAGACCCATCCGAAGCCGACAACCCAGATTACTTTCAAGTAGAAACAGTGGCCCCACTGACAATCCCAGATGGTCGCTCAGCGGGATGACCGCCCTCGTTACCGGCGGCACTCGCGGAATGGG gCATGCGATTGTGGAGGAACTGGCGGGCCTTGGGGCGACAGTGCATACGTGTTGTAGGAATTCAAGTGAGCTGGATGTGTGCTTGAGGGAATGGGATAATTTGGGTTTTGGGGTAACTGGGTCAGTCTGTGATGTGTCAGTTCGAGTTCAGAGAGAGGAGCTCGTGGGGACTGTGTCTTCCGTGTTTGATGGGAAGCTCAACATCCTC ATAAATAATGTTGGGACAAACATAAGGAAACCAATGGTGGATTTCACAGCTGAGGAATTCTCTACTCTCATGTCGACCAACTTCGAGTCTGTTTTCCATATATCCCAACTTGCTTATCAACCTTTGAAAGCATCGGGATTTGGTAGCATTGTATTCACGTCCTCTGTAACGGGTTTTCTCTCACTGAAGTCTATGTCTGTTCAGGGTGCAACAAAAG GAGCAATCAATCAACTCACTAAAAGTCTGGCTTGTGAGTGGGCGAAAGATAATATAAGAAGTAATGCTGTGGCGCCTTGGTACATCAGAACCTCAATGGTGGAGCAG GTACTTAGCAACAAAGAATTCCTAGAAGAGGTGTATTCTCGAACTCCTCTTGGGCGTCTTGGAGATCCAAAGGAGGTTTCGTCTCTTGTGGCATTCCTTTGCTTACCTGCATCATCCTATATCACTGGCCAGATTATTTGTGTTGATGGAGGGATGTCTGTCAATGGTTTCTACCCAAGACATGGCTAG